The Vibrio kanaloae genome has a window encoding:
- the gspF gene encoding type II secretion system inner membrane protein GspF, with protein sequence MAAFEYKALDAKGKSKKGSIEADNARQARQRLKEQGLMPVEMTEAKAKTAKGGQPSTSFKRGISTPDLALITRQISTLVQSGMPLEECLKAVAEQSEKPRIRTMLLAVRSKVTEGYSLADSLSDYPHIFDELFRAMVAAGEKSGHLDAVLERLADYAENRQKMRSKLLQAMIYPVVLVVFAVTIVSFLLATVVPKIVEPIIQMGQELPQSTQFLLASSEFIQNWGIQLLLLTIGVIVLVKTALKKPAARMSWDRKLLSIPLIGKIAKGINTSRFARTLSICTSSAIPILEGMKVAVDVMSNHHVKQQVLQASDSVREGASLRKALDQTKLFPPMMLHMIASGEQSGQLEQMLTRAADTQDQNFESTVNIALGIFTPALIALMAGLVLFIVMATLMPMLEMNNLMSG encoded by the coding sequence ATGGCGGCATTTGAATACAAAGCGCTGGATGCTAAAGGCAAGAGCAAAAAGGGTTCTATCGAAGCTGATAACGCTCGTCAGGCTCGCCAACGCTTGAAAGAACAAGGCTTGATGCCGGTTGAGATGACTGAAGCCAAGGCTAAAACTGCGAAAGGTGGTCAGCCCTCGACCAGCTTTAAGCGTGGCATTAGCACGCCTGATTTGGCTTTGATTACTCGCCAAATATCAACGCTAGTTCAATCGGGTATGCCACTCGAAGAGTGCTTAAAAGCGGTTGCCGAGCAATCGGAAAAGCCACGTATTCGAACTATGCTGTTGGCCGTTCGCTCTAAGGTAACTGAAGGCTACTCACTTGCTGACAGCCTGTCTGATTATCCCCATATTTTCGATGAACTATTCCGGGCTATGGTTGCGGCTGGTGAGAAATCGGGGCACTTAGATGCGGTATTGGAGCGATTAGCCGATTACGCTGAAAATCGCCAAAAGATGCGCTCTAAGCTGCTGCAAGCGATGATCTACCCTGTGGTACTGGTGGTATTTGCAGTGACGATTGTTTCGTTCCTACTGGCAACCGTGGTCCCTAAGATCGTTGAGCCAATTATCCAAATGGGCCAAGAGCTGCCTCAATCGACACAATTTTTATTAGCATCGAGTGAATTTATTCAGAATTGGGGAATCCAATTACTGTTGTTGACCATTGGTGTGATTGTTTTGGTTAAGACCGCACTGAAAAAGCCAGCTGCTCGCATGAGTTGGGATCGCAAATTATTGAGCATTCCTCTGATCGGCAAAATAGCCAAAGGGATCAATACCTCTCGCTTTGCACGCACACTCTCTATCTGTACTTCGAGTGCGATTCCAATCCTTGAAGGAATGAAGGTCGCGGTTGACGTGATGTCGAATCACCATGTTAAACAACAAGTATTACAGGCATCGGATAGTGTTAGAGAAGGGGCTAGCCTACGTAAAGCGCTCGACCAAACTAAGCTATTCCCTCCTATGATGTTGCATATGATCGCCAGTGGTGAGCAGAGTGGCCAATTGGAACAGATGTTGACCAGAGCAGCAGACACCCAAGATCAAAACTTTGAGTCGACAGTCAATATCGCCTTAGGCATTTTTACCCCGGCTCTTATCGCTTTGATGGCAGGCTTAGTGCTGTTCATTGTGATGGCGACTCTGATGCCGATGCTTGAAATGAATAATTTAATGAGCGGTTAA
- the hslR gene encoding ribosome-associated heat shock protein Hsp15 — protein sequence MKTVDEAVRLDKWLWAARFYKTRSIARNMVDGGKVHYNGQRSKPSKIVELGAVITLRQGNEEKTVTIEKISAHRGGAPIAQTLYEETTESLAKREEFAKQRKLNAHNPAPDRRPDKKQRRDIIKFKTQ from the coding sequence ATGAAAACTGTTGATGAAGCTGTCAGACTCGATAAATGGTTGTGGGCAGCTCGTTTTTACAAAACCCGCTCTATTGCTCGCAACATGGTCGATGGTGGCAAAGTCCACTATAATGGTCAACGCAGCAAACCAAGTAAAATTGTCGAACTTGGGGCGGTGATTACACTGCGTCAAGGGAATGAAGAAAAAACGGTGACTATCGAGAAAATTTCGGCGCATCGTGGCGGGGCTCCGATCGCTCAAACACTCTATGAAGAAACCACCGAGAGCTTGGCAAAAAGAGAAGAGTTTGCGAAACAACGCAAGCTGAATGCTCATAACCCAGCTCCAGATCGTCGTCCGGATAAGAAGCAACGTCGTGACATCATCAAGTTCAAGACTCAATAA
- the gspE gene encoding type II secretion system ATPase GspE, with protein sequence MAELVGAARTYQRLPFSFANRYKMVLEYQHPERAPILYYVEPLKSAAIIEVSRVVKSGFTPQAITADEFDKKLTDAYQRDSSEARQLMEDIGADNDDFFSLAEELPQDEDLLESEDDAPIIKLINAMLGEAIKEGASDIHIETFEKSLCIRFRVDGVLRDVLAPSRKLAPLLVSRVKVMAKLDIAEKRVPQDGRISLRIGGRAVDVRVSTMPSSHGERVVMRLLDKNATRLDLHSLGMTAENHENFRKLIQRPHGIILVTGPTGSGKSTTLYAGLQELNSNERNILTVEDPIEFDIDGIGQTQVNPKVDMTFARGLRAILRQDPDVVMIGEIRDLETAEIAVQASLTGHLVMSTLHTNTAIGAITRLRDMGIEPFLTSSSLLGVLAQRLVRTLCHHCKEPYEADKEQKKLFGLKKKESLTLYHAKGCEECGHKGYRGRTGIHELLMIDESVQELIHSEAGEQAIEKAIRGTTPSIREDGLSKVLNGVTSLEEVMRVTKEV encoded by the coding sequence ATGGCTGAATTGGTAGGGGCGGCACGTACTTATCAGCGCTTGCCGTTTAGCTTTGCAAATCGCTATAAGATGGTGTTGGAATATCAGCATCCAGAGCGTGCGCCGATACTTTATTATGTTGAACCACTGAAATCAGCGGCGATCATAGAAGTCAGCCGTGTTGTGAAAAGTGGTTTCACACCACAAGCGATTACTGCAGACGAATTTGATAAAAAACTGACCGATGCTTATCAGCGTGACTCATCAGAAGCGCGTCAACTGATGGAAGATATTGGTGCTGACAACGATGATTTCTTCTCTCTGGCAGAAGAGCTTCCTCAAGATGAAGATTTACTCGAATCGGAGGATGACGCGCCTATCATCAAATTAATCAATGCGATGTTGGGTGAAGCGATCAAAGAAGGTGCTTCGGATATTCATATCGAAACCTTTGAAAAGTCACTCTGTATCCGTTTCCGGGTTGATGGTGTACTACGTGATGTTCTCGCGCCGAGTCGTAAGCTGGCTCCGTTGTTGGTTTCACGTGTAAAGGTGATGGCTAAGCTGGATATTGCTGAAAAACGCGTGCCACAGGATGGTCGTATTTCTTTGCGTATCGGTGGCCGAGCGGTCGATGTTCGTGTATCAACCATGCCTTCTTCGCACGGCGAGCGTGTAGTAATGCGTCTATTGGACAAAAACGCCACTCGTCTAGATTTGCACAGTTTAGGCATGACGGCAGAGAACCACGAAAACTTCCGCAAGCTGATTCAGCGCCCACACGGCATTATCTTGGTGACGGGGCCTACGGGGTCTGGTAAATCAACGACCTTGTACGCCGGCCTGCAAGAGCTCAATAGCAACGAACGAAATATTCTAACCGTTGAAGATCCAATCGAATTTGATATTGATGGTATTGGCCAGACTCAAGTAAACCCTAAGGTTGATATGACCTTTGCGCGTGGTTTACGTGCCATTCTTCGTCAGGATCCCGATGTCGTCATGATTGGTGAGATCCGAGATCTGGAAACGGCAGAAATCGCGGTACAAGCCTCTTTGACAGGTCACTTAGTGATGTCGACCTTGCACACCAATACCGCAATTGGTGCGATTACCCGTCTGCGCGATATGGGGATTGAACCCTTCTTAACCTCTTCTTCACTACTTGGTGTTCTGGCTCAGCGTTTAGTTCGCACCTTGTGTCACCACTGTAAAGAACCTTATGAAGCCGATAAAGAACAGAAGAAACTGTTTGGATTGAAGAAAAAAGAAAGCCTGACCCTTTATCATGCGAAAGGTTGTGAAGAGTGTGGTCACAAGGGCTACCGAGGCCGTACCGGTATCCATGAACTATTGATGATTGATGAATCGGTGCAAGAGTTGATTCACAGCGAAGCGGGCGAGCAAGCGATTGAGAAAGCAATTCGTGGCACAACACCAAGTATTCGAGAGGATGGCTTGAGCAAAGTTCTGAATGGGGTAACGTCCCTAGAAGAAGTGATGCGCGTGACCAAGGAAGTCTAG
- the gspD gene encoding type II secretion system secretin GspD, whose amino-acid sequence MKHWFKKSAWLLAGSLICAPAAIASDFSASFKGTDIQEFINIVGRNLEKTIIVDPSVRGKIDVRSYDVLNEEQYYSFFLNVLEVYGYAVVEMDSGVLKVIKAKDSKTSAIPVVGERDSIKGDSVVTRVVTVRNVSVRELSPLLRQLNDNAGAGNVVHYDPANIILITGRAAVVNRLAEIIKRVDQAGDKEVEVVELKNASAAEMVRIVDALSKTNDAKNTPAFLQPKLVADERTNAILISGDPKVRSRLRKLIEQLDVEMATKGNNQVIYLKYAKAEDLVDVLKGVSDNLQSEKQSSTKGSSSQRNQVMISAHSDTNSLVITAQPDIMNALQDVIAQLDIRRAQVLIEALIVEMAEGDGVNLGVQWGNLETGAMIQYSNTGASIGGVMVGLEEAKDSTTTKAVYDENNNFLRNETTTEQGDYSSLASALSGVNGAAMSVVMGDWTALISAVATDSNSNILSSPSITVMDNGEASFIVGEEVPVLTGSTAGSSNDNPFQTVERKEVGIKLKVVPQINEGDSVQLQIEQEVSNVLGANGAVDVRFAKRQLNTSVIVQDGQMLVLGGLIDERALESESKVPFLGDIPVLGHLFKSTSTQVEKKNLMVFIKPTIIRDGMTADGITQRKYNFIRAEQLYKSEQGLKLMDDDNIPVLPKFGESMNHPAEIQAFIDQMEQE is encoded by the coding sequence GTGAAGCATTGGTTTAAGAAAAGTGCGTGGTTATTGGCAGGAAGCTTAATCTGCGCCCCCGCAGCCATCGCTAGTGATTTTAGTGCTAGTTTTAAGGGCACTGACATTCAAGAGTTTATTAATATTGTTGGCCGTAATCTAGAGAAGACGATCATCGTTGACCCATCGGTGCGCGGTAAAATCGATGTCCGTAGCTATGATGTACTCAACGAAGAACAATATTACAGCTTCTTCTTAAACGTGTTAGAAGTGTACGGCTACGCGGTCGTTGAAATGGACTCGGGGGTTCTCAAGGTAATCAAAGCTAAAGACTCAAAAACATCGGCAATCCCCGTTGTCGGTGAGCGTGATTCGATTAAAGGTGACAGCGTGGTTACACGTGTTGTAACCGTTCGCAATGTCTCGGTTCGCGAACTTTCTCCTTTGCTTCGTCAACTGAATGACAATGCTGGCGCGGGTAACGTCGTGCACTACGATCCCGCTAATATCATCTTGATTACTGGCCGTGCAGCGGTGGTCAATCGCTTAGCGGAAATCATCAAGCGTGTTGACCAAGCTGGTGACAAAGAGGTTGAGGTGGTTGAGTTAAAAAATGCGTCTGCGGCCGAAATGGTACGTATCGTGGATGCACTGAGCAAAACCAACGATGCTAAAAATACGCCAGCATTTCTGCAACCAAAATTAGTCGCTGATGAGCGTACCAATGCGATTCTTATCTCTGGTGACCCTAAAGTTCGTAGCCGTTTAAGAAAGCTTATCGAGCAACTTGATGTCGAAATGGCGACCAAGGGCAACAACCAAGTTATCTATCTTAAGTACGCAAAAGCCGAAGATCTTGTCGATGTGTTAAAGGGCGTGTCGGACAACCTACAGTCAGAGAAGCAATCATCGACTAAAGGCAGCTCGTCTCAACGCAACCAAGTGATGATCTCGGCGCACAGTGATACCAACTCTCTGGTTATTACCGCTCAGCCGGACATTATGAACGCATTGCAAGACGTGATCGCGCAACTGGATATTCGTCGTGCTCAAGTATTGATTGAAGCTTTGATTGTTGAAATGGCCGAAGGCGATGGCGTTAACCTTGGCGTGCAATGGGGTAACCTAGAAACGGGTGCCATGATTCAGTACAGCAATACTGGTGCATCGATTGGTGGTGTGATGGTTGGCCTAGAAGAAGCGAAAGACTCAACGACAACTAAAGCCGTTTACGATGAGAATAATAACTTCCTGAGAAATGAAACGACTACTGAACAAGGTGACTACTCAAGTTTGGCTTCTGCTCTTTCTGGTGTTAATGGCGCTGCGATGAGTGTGGTAATGGGCGACTGGACAGCATTGATCAGTGCGGTAGCCACCGATTCCAATTCAAACATCCTATCTTCCCCAAGCATCACAGTAATGGATAACGGCGAAGCGTCGTTCATTGTGGGTGAAGAGGTGCCGGTTTTAACCGGTTCGACGGCGGGTTCAAGTAACGACAACCCATTCCAGACGGTTGAGCGTAAAGAAGTGGGTATCAAGCTGAAAGTCGTGCCACAAATCAATGAAGGTGACTCGGTTCAGCTGCAAATCGAACAAGAAGTATCGAACGTATTGGGCGCAAATGGTGCGGTTGACGTGCGTTTTGCTAAGCGACAGCTAAATACGTCAGTGATTGTTCAAGATGGACAAATGCTGGTGTTGGGTGGTTTGATTGATGAACGCGCATTGGAAAGTGAATCTAAAGTGCCGTTCTTGGGTGATATTCCAGTACTTGGACATTTGTTCAAATCAACCAGTACTCAGGTCGAGAAAAAGAATCTAATGGTCTTCATTAAACCAACCATCATTCGTGATGGCATGACGGCAGATGGTATTACTCAGCGTAAATACAACTTCATCCGTGCTGAGCAGCTGTATAAGTCTGAGCAAGGTTTGAAACTAATGGATGACGACAATATCCCAGTATTACCCAAGTTTGGCGAAAGCATGAATCACCCGGCTGAAATCCAAGCGTTCATCGATCAAATGGAACAAGAATAA
- the gspC gene encoding type II secretion system protein GspC — translation MNFLELKNRIGHSPVLSRLLENKFVFQQKLSLATCCLLIAASAWILGQLAWFLVPAEQTVVPWKASVSSSSSALQPTLDISSLQQSNLFGAYNPTTPAVVEQQVIQDAPKTRLNLILVGAVASSKPKLSLAVIANRGTQATYGINEVIEGTRAKLKAVLVDRVIIDNSGRDETLMLEGIEYKRLAVSEPAPPRASSSVRGNNPASAEEKLDEIKAKIMEDPQQIFQYVRLSQVKRDDQVIGYRVSPGKDSELFNSVGLQNGDIATQLNGQDLTDPAAMGNIFRSISELTELNLVVERDGQQHEVFIEF, via the coding sequence GTGAACTTTTTAGAGCTCAAAAATCGCATAGGACACTCACCTGTGTTGAGCCGCTTATTAGAGAATAAATTTGTATTTCAGCAGAAACTAAGCCTAGCGACTTGTTGTTTGTTGATTGCTGCTTCAGCATGGATTTTAGGACAGCTTGCATGGTTTCTTGTACCTGCCGAGCAAACGGTTGTGCCTTGGAAAGCGTCTGTTTCATCTTCTTCTTCAGCACTTCAACCGACCCTTGATATCTCTTCTTTGCAACAGAGTAACCTTTTTGGCGCCTATAACCCAACCACGCCCGCTGTCGTTGAACAGCAAGTTATCCAAGATGCGCCAAAGACACGGTTGAACCTGATTTTAGTGGGGGCGGTCGCCAGTTCTAAACCCAAATTAAGCTTAGCTGTGATTGCTAATCGTGGCACACAAGCAACCTACGGAATTAACGAAGTAATAGAAGGCACTCGAGCTAAGCTCAAAGCGGTGTTAGTGGATCGTGTCATTATTGATAACTCAGGGCGAGATGAAACCCTGATGCTTGAAGGTATTGAATACAAACGTTTAGCCGTATCTGAACCTGCGCCACCTCGCGCTTCTTCTTCAGTTCGTGGCAATAACCCAGCTTCTGCAGAAGAGAAGCTTGATGAAATAAAAGCGAAGATAATGGAGGATCCACAACAAATTTTCCAATATGTTCGTTTATCTCAGGTAAAGCGTGACGATCAAGTGATCGGTTATCGTGTGAGCCCTGGCAAAGATTCAGAACTTTTTAACTCTGTTGGGCTCCAAAACGGGGATATTGCTACTCAGTTAAATGGACAAGATCTGACTGACCCTGCCGCTATGGGCAACATATTCCGATCAATCTCAGAGCTAACCGAGCTAAATCTCGTCGTTGAGCGAGATGGTCAACAACATGAAGTATTTATTGAATTTTAG
- the pckA gene encoding phosphoenolpyruvate carboxykinase (ATP): MTVMEHTKAAQIDLTKHGLTGVTEVLRNPSYEQLFVEETLPGLEGYEKGVVTELGSVAVDTGIFTGRSPKDKYIVKDDTTRDTMWWSDQGKNDNKPITPELWNELKELVTTQLSGKRLFVIDGYCGANPDTRLSVRIITEVAWQAHFVKNMFIRPTDEELATFEPDFVVMNGAKTTNPNWEKQGLNSENFVAFNLTERVQIIGGTWYGGEMKKGMFAMMNYLLPLQGIASMHCSANVGEKGDVAVFFGLSGTGKTTLSTDPKRELIGDDEHGWDDDGIFNFEGGCYAKTIRLSKEAEPEIYNAIRRDALLENVTVRGDGSIDFDDGSKTENTRVSYPIHHIENIVKPVSKAGHAKKVIFLTADAFGVLPPVSKLTPEQTKYHFLSGFTAKLAGTERGITEPTPTFSAAFGAAFLTLHPTQYAEVLVKRMEAAGAEAYLVNTGWNGSGKRISIKDTRGIIDAILDGSIDNADTKVIPMFNLEVPLALHDVDSTILDPRDTYTDPLQWESKAKDLATRFINNFDKYTDNAEGQSLVAAGPQLD, encoded by the coding sequence ATGACCGTTATGGAACATACAAAGGCTGCACAAATTGATCTAACTAAGCACGGACTGACAGGCGTTACTGAAGTTCTTCGTAACCCTAGCTACGAGCAGCTATTCGTTGAAGAAACACTGCCAGGTTTAGAGGGCTACGAAAAAGGCGTAGTAACGGAACTTGGCTCTGTTGCGGTTGACACTGGTATCTTTACTGGCCGCTCACCAAAAGATAAATACATTGTTAAAGATGACACGACCCGCGATACCATGTGGTGGTCAGATCAAGGCAAAAATGACAACAAACCGATTACACCTGAATTATGGAATGAGCTGAAAGAGCTTGTAACAACTCAGCTATCTGGCAAGCGCTTGTTTGTGATTGATGGTTACTGTGGTGCAAACCCAGATACGCGCTTAAGTGTTCGTATTATCACTGAAGTAGCGTGGCAAGCGCACTTCGTTAAGAACATGTTCATTCGTCCAACTGACGAAGAGCTCGCAACGTTCGAACCTGATTTTGTGGTAATGAACGGTGCTAAAACAACCAACCCGAACTGGGAGAAGCAGGGCCTAAACTCTGAAAACTTCGTTGCGTTCAACCTGACAGAGCGCGTTCAAATCATTGGTGGTACTTGGTACGGCGGTGAGATGAAAAAAGGCATGTTCGCAATGATGAACTACCTACTTCCTCTGCAAGGCATTGCTTCAATGCACTGCAGTGCAAACGTTGGCGAGAAAGGTGACGTAGCCGTATTCTTCGGCCTATCAGGAACGGGGAAAACAACACTATCGACGGATCCTAAACGTGAGCTGATCGGTGATGATGAGCATGGTTGGGATGACGACGGTATCTTCAACTTTGAAGGCGGTTGTTACGCGAAGACGATTCGCCTATCGAAAGAAGCGGAACCTGAAATCTACAACGCAATCCGTCGTGATGCTCTGCTAGAAAACGTAACGGTCCGTGGTGATGGTTCTATCGATTTTGATGACGGTTCAAAAACAGAAAATACTCGTGTTTCTTACCCGATTCACCACATCGAAAATATTGTTAAGCCAGTATCAAAAGCAGGTCACGCTAAAAAAGTTATCTTCCTGACTGCGGATGCATTTGGTGTGCTACCACCAGTATCGAAACTGACTCCTGAACAGACTAAATACCACTTCCTATCTGGATTTACAGCGAAGCTCGCGGGTACAGAACGCGGTATTACAGAGCCAACGCCAACGTTTTCTGCGGCATTTGGCGCTGCATTCCTAACGCTCCACCCAACTCAGTACGCTGAAGTACTCGTGAAGCGCATGGAAGCGGCTGGTGCAGAAGCTTACCTAGTTAACACAGGTTGGAATGGCAGTGGTAAGCGTATCTCTATCAAAGATACTCGCGGCATCATTGACGCTATCCTAGATGGTTCAATCGACAATGCAGATACTAAGGTTATCCCTATGTTTAACCTAGAAGTGCCACTCGCCTTGCATGATGTAGACTCGACCATTCTTGACCCACGTGATACGTACACTGACCCGCTACAGTGGGAGAGCAAAGCGAAGGATCTAGCAACACGATTCATCAACAACTTTGATAAATACACAGACAATGCTGAAGGTCAGTCACTGGTTGCGGCTGGTCCACAATTAGACTAA
- the hslO gene encoding Hsp33 family molecular chaperone HslO: protein MADPMSTSNVLNRYLFEDLSVRGELVQMDEAYQQIISSKEYPAPVQKLLGELLVSTTLLTATLKFEGSITMQLQGDGPVSLAVINGDNNQKIRGVARFEGDIADNAGLHDLMGKGHLVITIDPKQGERYQGIVGLEGDTLAEVLEGYFANSEQLKTRLWLRTGDHEGKAHAAGMLLQVMPDGTGTPDDFEHLEQLTDTVKNEELFSLEANELLYRLYNQEKVQLFTPQPIEFYCGCSRERSAAAIITVAQEEMYDILSTEGSVALHCDYCGTNYSFDKNDVDALYAEAADKGSNTVH, encoded by the coding sequence ATGGCAGACCCAATGTCTACAAGTAATGTTTTAAATCGCTACCTATTTGAAGACCTATCAGTACGTGGTGAATTGGTACAAATGGATGAAGCGTACCAACAGATTATTTCTAGCAAGGAATACCCAGCGCCAGTACAGAAACTGCTGGGTGAGCTATTGGTCTCAACGACGCTACTAACGGCGACCTTAAAGTTTGAAGGTTCTATCACTATGCAGCTTCAAGGTGATGGCCCAGTATCTCTCGCTGTGATCAATGGTGATAATAACCAGAAGATCCGCGGTGTTGCTCGCTTTGAAGGGGATATTGCTGACAACGCAGGCCTACACGACCTTATGGGTAAAGGCCATCTAGTGATCACTATCGACCCTAAGCAAGGTGAGCGTTACCAAGGTATCGTTGGCCTTGAAGGTGACACTCTAGCCGAGGTGCTTGAAGGTTACTTCGCTAACTCAGAACAGCTTAAGACTCGTCTATGGTTACGCACTGGCGATCATGAAGGTAAAGCACACGCTGCTGGTATGTTACTGCAGGTTATGCCAGACGGCACAGGTACGCCAGACGACTTCGAACACCTAGAGCAGCTAACTGACACAGTTAAAAACGAAGAACTGTTCTCCCTAGAAGCGAACGAACTGCTTTACCGTTTGTACAACCAAGAGAAAGTACAGCTGTTCACCCCACAACCGATTGAGTTCTACTGTGGTTGTTCACGTGAGCGGAGCGCGGCGGCTATCATTACGGTTGCTCAAGAAGAGATGTACGACATCCTAAGTACCGAAGGTAGTGTTGCTCTGCATTGTGATTACTGTGGCACAAATTATTCATTCGACAAGAACGACGTTGATGCTCTGTACGCTGAAGCAGCCGATAAAGGCAGCAATACCGTTCATTAA
- a CDS encoding AsmA family protein — protein sequence MKKVFMVFGIVLAIAVAVIAALLLSLQTQYRADVANFFIKHTLEQPLLIEDVEYQAPYHITLMGIIQNRPAKKSPLYIDKVSIWFSPSSIVQAKLVLDSVLISGLQLEVDDLKNLTSVLTQPNLKLHQLAINNLDFSTPDFNARGIDLQISAPVWDGHNSLLPYGKTQLSATQLYWQDEAFDNLLIDLELKPSDSTLYGASFDWRDAKVSGQAEQYQHDWSLVNVTIDGLRLNQKQTQSLLNKQWDMTGIQINHINSLDILRSDLEWADGHLASFDASLENIQLPFELWQQQNAIFSLQAEGVTLDNDQFIEPSLKLNLEPNRIQIEDFYTQFLQGSVQLNGKVTPDTIDLAQLDLQGIKWLTESQDNHLPAARLIPWLTQLQNVEINRLNIERSQFIQLAEKPYWQISGLHVEGHQVQLLQDRKLGLWQGDLLASANDASYQNILSAQPVIEMNSKQGKWTLTRLFMPLKHGYIEANATLDFSQISKPWSVDISADGLPISLMLQPLELPLDATGYGEFELQAAGLYGDSLMLGYSTTGQLTGSVRQGVMTFNDTLSEASTDNVFEIPEFNANFDRGRFTLEPMHIIGASAAEKGTQRVQTLNGEVKGELDLLKTERHTLSITLSDQCHQISGKIDQAEYSEINDCQQKSATPQK from the coding sequence ATGAAAAAGGTATTCATGGTATTCGGTATTGTGCTGGCTATCGCCGTTGCGGTTATCGCTGCGTTATTATTAAGCCTGCAGACTCAATACCGTGCTGATGTTGCTAATTTTTTTATAAAACATACGCTTGAACAACCTCTACTCATTGAAGATGTTGAGTATCAGGCGCCTTATCACATCACTTTGATGGGTATTATCCAAAACCGACCTGCAAAAAAGTCGCCTTTGTACATCGATAAAGTCAGTATATGGTTTAGCCCTAGTTCTATAGTTCAAGCCAAACTGGTCTTGGATTCAGTGTTGATCAGCGGTCTGCAGTTAGAAGTTGATGATTTAAAAAACCTCACATCGGTACTTACGCAGCCAAACCTCAAGCTTCACCAGTTGGCCATCAATAATCTAGATTTCTCGACCCCAGACTTTAATGCGCGAGGTATTGATCTTCAGATCTCCGCCCCCGTATGGGACGGACACAACTCGTTATTACCTTATGGAAAAACCCAACTCTCAGCCACGCAACTGTATTGGCAAGACGAAGCATTCGATAACCTGTTGATTGACCTCGAACTAAAGCCGAGTGACAGCACTCTTTATGGCGCTTCATTTGACTGGCGTGACGCTAAGGTTTCCGGTCAAGCAGAACAATATCAACATGACTGGTCTTTGGTGAATGTGACGATCGATGGTTTACGACTCAACCAAAAACAGACCCAAAGCCTATTGAACAAACAATGGGATATGACAGGTATCCAGATCAATCACATCAACAGCTTAGATATTTTGCGTAGTGACCTAGAATGGGCAGACGGACATCTAGCATCCTTTGACGCCTCATTAGAAAACATACAGCTGCCTTTTGAATTGTGGCAACAACAGAACGCCATTTTTTCTCTACAAGCTGAAGGCGTCACCTTAGACAATGACCAATTCATCGAGCCAAGCCTTAAACTCAACCTAGAGCCCAACCGGATTCAGATTGAAGACTTCTATACTCAGTTCCTTCAAGGCAGTGTTCAGCTCAATGGCAAGGTGACGCCTGATACCATTGACTTAGCACAGCTCGACCTGCAAGGCATCAAGTGGCTTACCGAAAGCCAAGATAACCACCTACCAGCCGCACGCCTAATACCGTGGCTGACACAACTCCAGAACGTCGAAATTAACCGACTTAACATAGAACGTAGCCAGTTCATCCAGCTCGCAGAAAAACCTTACTGGCAGATATCAGGGCTGCACGTAGAAGGGCATCAAGTCCAACTGTTACAAGATAGAAAGCTAGGCTTGTGGCAAGGAGATTTATTGGCAAGCGCCAACGATGCGAGCTATCAAAACATTCTCAGTGCTCAGCCTGTGATTGAGATGAATAGCAAACAAGGAAAGTGGACGTTAACACGCCTGTTTATGCCATTGAAACATGGTTATATTGAAGCGAACGCCACCTTAGACTTCAGTCAAATCAGCAAGCCGTGGAGTGTCGATATCTCGGCTGATGGATTACCAATATCATTAATGTTACAACCATTGGAGTTACCACTCGATGCAACAGGCTACGGGGAGTTCGAACTTCAAGCTGCGGGTTTATATGGTGATTCGTTAATGCTTGGCTACTCAACCACTGGCCAACTCACCGGTAGCGTTCGCCAAGGGGTGATGACCTTTAACGATACGCTTTCTGAGGCATCGACCGATAACGTGTTTGAAATCCCAGAATTCAATGCGAATTTTGACCGTGGACGTTTCACACTCGAACCAATGCACATTATTGGTGCATCCGCAGCCGAGAAAGGTACGCAAAGGGTTCAAACGTTAAATGGTGAGGTAAAGGGAGAGCTCGACTTGCTTAAAACTGAGCGACATACGCTATCCATTACTCTGTCTGACCAATGCCATCAAATCTCAGGAAAGATCGACCAAGCTGAATATTCTGAGATAAATGACTGCCAACAAAAAAGCGCCACTCCGCAGAAGTAG